In Phragmites australis chromosome 17, lpPhrAust1.1, whole genome shotgun sequence, the following are encoded in one genomic region:
- the LOC133897706 gene encoding uncharacterized protein LOC133897706, producing the protein MGSCVSLSCLPPSAAAPEVGQVAATAKVVDLDGSMAQFAGPAATAREALTGNGRRGEPCFVCSSDELRFDAPARALAAEEALQPGQLYFVLPLSMLRRRLSGKDMATLAVKASTAPAADAGLAVWGGGYGAAGKRRRTARVAPLVDVSNKENQSEGASWNHHAYRAYGAHKTVCVDGDRTVGKTRHGAGRHGSGARARQYRAGVERLSAIAEGSE; encoded by the coding sequence ATGGGTTCTTGTGTCTCGCTCTCGTGCTTGCCGCCGTCGGCAGCAGCACCGGAGGTCGGGCAAGTAGCGGCCACGGCCAAGGTCGTGGATCTGGACGGCTCCATGGCGCAGTTCGCGGGGCCTGCAGCCACGGCGCGCGAGGCGCTGACGGGAAACGGACGCCGCGGCGAACCTTGCTTCGTCTGCAGCTCCGACGAGCTCCGCTTCGACGCGCCCGCCCGCGCGCTGGCCGCGGAGGAGGCGCTCCAGCCGGGGCAGCTCTACTTCGTGCTGCCCCTGTCCATGCTCCGCCGGCGGCTGTCCGGCAAGGACATGGCCACGCTCGCCGTCAAGGCCAGCACGGCGCCTGCTGCCGACGCCGGTCTTGCGGTATGGGGAGGAGGGTATGGGGCGGCCGGCAAGCGGCGGCGAACCGCGCGAGTGGCTCCACTTGTCGACGTGAGCAACAAGGAGAACCAGTCAGAGGGTGCCTCCTGGAATCACCACGCGTACAGGGCGTACGGCGCACACAAGACGGTGTGCGTCGACGGTGATCGGACGGTGGGGAAGACGAGACATGGAGCTGGACGTCACGGAAGCGGCGCTCGGGCTCGGCAATATCGTGCCGGCGTGGAAAGGTTAAGCGCCATTGCGGAAGGCAGCGAGTGA